Within Topomyia yanbarensis strain Yona2022 chromosome 2, ASM3024719v1, whole genome shotgun sequence, the genomic segment tcggctgctattgaattttggatcgatcggaattctggttccggaattacgggtttcagagtgcggccacacagaaatttctcatataaactataggaaaaattaaaaatagaatttttatttttgatgctaaatgtgttcaaggtgcatgaaacgtcgagatttgatgcaaactcgaaaaaaaattttacgacgattcacttttttagattctggcacatttttgcctttctcatataggaaggttatgcaatcactctgaaaaccgtcaacctaatcccggccaattttttttcgactcgcataaggtttcccccccccctctactgttcactcccctcctttaaaaatctccttaaatcagccctcagaccacctccccatccagccctcatacccctccctttcaaccccatcatctttaaaccaccactatatcacaaagcataccaatttaagctggggagtcgttcgttcatgggactttcgtcctcctcacatacccacccccgcatgacaaaaagatgttagcaagcagataacattgatctaatgctgattaggctaatggagtatgatatttttttgtttcaagtgtttcaccgtcgacacgtagctcatcaagttcgtggctggcatgccattgtgtataagtgcaaagtgtactaagaatgtaatggacatttccacaagtatgttgaacataaaaagcctccgtgccatagtttagagaaatgagaaaggcacaattgcaccgctaggtggattaaaacaggtttttcaaatggctatagtatAAAAaggacaaatcctacaaaacaatgttgtaggagtgattttcacaatattgaaaaaaattcttcatcgactcctacactgaaaaaaattggttttaaaaatttaaagtagatttacaaagaaaaacatttttgatttggttGAAATTTAGTTCCAAGaaaggtaattatgttccctacctaccgtcaaaaattcaagttgggcactttcaaggaaaaaaaacctgttttaatccacctagtaatgtaattgtgcctttctcatatatctaAACAATCATTTAATaaagctggttatgttcaatgtaAATGTGGAAATGTCACATTCTTATCATACTTGGCACGTATATACATACgcacgactgccacgaacctgatgagcaacatgtcaaGGCTGACACacttcaaaaatacaaatatagtaTTCAATCAGCAGACATGAGTTCAATTTTGTCTTCATGATAACACGAAGGAGATGCGGGTGTGAGGGTAGTATTCATGGGGAGGGGGACACACTTCCTACAACAAACCACCTCCCTCCCACACATGCCATGGTGTGGAAGGGAGGTGGTTTGTTGTAGGAAGGAGATaggggtgtttttttttttttttttttacaatggagaagacctttatgtcctagcccagtacacgtgctaacggtagggtccaatctaccacacggggtgcactgggggcgtgtcggactcgaatggtgaccagccattaataccgactaaactccattgggctccgccatcattcctcccaggaactacctctcggtattacttctggggggatggctgtactgaatgtactcattcactctcactcacgcgatcatacatcctgtatgatgcttacttgggtgctctctaaatcacactttgattcactctcaaacactcccacatgaggctgacttttgtgctcaccttttacgttccatgcgaggctgacttgtgtgctcaccttactcattccttgctaggcttacttttgtgctcgccctacccatccatgtgaggctgacttgggtgctcaccctatcacctgattcactctcaatcgtgccactctattgtacctttgtcactccctctggcatcccatgtgggacatttttcttaggccccacttctgacataccatgcgaggctgacttttgtgctcacctttttcattccttgctaggctgacttttgtgctagcctcaaCCAGATGGAGGGGTGATACACCCTGCCGCATactataccttccatttgagactaggttagtgaaaattggttcagtcatcaccgaagaaccgatgtggctttagttctggaatatgccccAACATACACACATGTATACGCACACAAATATTTTCCAATCTCGCCGAATTGAATCAAATGGAATACGAGaggttaatttttatttataaatttcatTCTTTATTAAGCTCATAATCCATATTTTTACAAACATTTTTATATCCGTTCATGTATCCCAAAATGCCTGCTAGAAATAGGGAATAttaatgaaaatcaaattaaatataATGTCATACCTACGGTGGCCGGGCAACCGCTCTGCCTCAATTGCTCGTCGTACGCTCTTTCCGAGAGCATATACCattattttttagttatttttgcatatttcggatctctaagataagaaaaataatctcaagaaaggatttaaaaatcgggggctgataaaatcggaggctgataaatcgggtcttcactgtattataaAATTAAGTCGGTAGTAAATGCTTGTCAAATTCTCTATGTCATCTGACTATGGCAATGAAAAAGGCTGATATATGTTTATGGCTCAATAGACAGCAGATGATATTTAAAGTTGGTGTACTAACAGCGGGCTGAACCGACCGGTACGACAACAAAATATCAACTGAATTATTTGCACACAGATTATTTCTTATATGCGAACCACCGTTCGTAGACATCAAACGGGGTGTTGCAATGCTATACTATATTTGTGCGCCAGTTGATTTTTATGAACCAATCATGGCACAGATAATTACTGCTCTCACAATATCCATTACATTcattatttatagtagtcgtacTTTTTACGGGATTAATTACAAAACAGCTGTATTTCCGAgcatatagtgcaaaaatacagcaggattccgtttttggcaacaatatatttttttcagttgccaaaactggaaccgtgccaaaaatggaaccataccttaaaagcttttattttcaatttgtgacttcataaatgttacaagaacattaattatataataatatgtgaaatggaatgaaatactacaaaaaaatcagcgaatttaattttattccataaaatatagtaaatatgactcctatatttggaaataaagtcaaaagtcattattacaacaaaatgtgtattgagcatttttttaaagacttactatgaacaaaaccaatgttgccaaaaatggaacccatttgttgccaaaaacggaacttttttgttgccaaaaatgcagCATGCCAGAAACGGAATTTTACTGTATAATAATTCCGCTTAGTACAACGAAAGTTACTCGACCTTAAAAACTGGAAATCTACTCTATCAGTATTCTTTGAAACGGAACCCCTGCATTGAACCGTTAGAAGTATTGTACTTCAAATTTAAACTACCAAAGcctatgaaattaataaaaaaaaataactatcAGTTCCCATGATAAAGCAAGCTAAGTCTTCCATTGCCATCAGACCAAAGATTCACAGAAACTCTACTGAACTGTGAGGACTACCAGAAGAAGACAATTTTCGAATTCGCGAGATATCAAGTCTCTTCCTAATGACCCTATCTCTTCTAGTTTTCAGATATGTATATTTCGAATCCTAGCTCTCACTTGAATAGTTTGGCTCTAAACTTTTTCCCTACTTAAGAATATCTAACCAACTGAATATTGTTTGAAAAAGAATTTAAgtaaatttacaaaataaagtagatgaaatatatgaataaaactACAGATtgattcaaataaaattaaatgataAAATCCCTTCTTCAGAAGGATTTTTGATAAACTTTCTACGAAAATGAAAACAGATCTTTGTTTGACTTTATTGATCCTACTTGACAGGAGCTTCAGATACATGGGTTCAACAGGTAACCCATCAAAAGGATAAGAGTCAGGGTgaaatatagtaaatatgactcctaTGTCAAATGGAAGATGGTTCCCTGCTAATTTAATTTCGTAGAGTAATTTATATTCACAATTCTACGTACAAAAAAGTTAGAAACTAATCGACTACGTATCTGTAACGCTACAttggaaaataccaaaaataccacaTGGCTTAAAGCTAGCAGCACAATTGGTGACATTGGTCCTTATTTCCTGAATCGTTTCCTGTATATCCGTTGTAATCAGAGCAACACATTCTTGATTCCTAGCAACTGCGGACTGAGAGAACATCGATGGTGTTCCGTATAGATTTCCAACGCTGTTTATAATGTTATTTAACTGATCAGGCAAATCATGGCAGAACTAAAATCGAAACATTAAAATGACTCTTTTAAAAGCATAGTAGAAAACATCCTCATACCTTGGCTAAGCAGTTGGATGAATCCGGCGAACAGAGCTGTACCTGAGCCATCGTTGAGTCGACAGCAGCTTTCGCGTAATTAAGCAGTAACTGTGTAGCTGAAGTCAACCCACGGAAGAAAGGAATATTCGTGATGAGACAATCCTTCAAACGACCCACCGAAATTGAAGGCTGCACTAGATTAGAAGCATATCTTTCGGCACAGTTTCTGTTTCGTTCACTAAACAAATCATTCATTGCATCCAGAATGTCCCGTACGATCACCTGCGCAGGAACCATCACGTTATTGGTCACTGACTGACGAAACTGGTCGGTGGTAGATCTCACGAAACCAGCGTAGAACTCGGTACCATCCAATCTATCGGTAGTCACATTCGTGGCAGGATAACGATGTTTCAAATCAGCAAGCGACCTGTTCATGTGAACTGTCAAACCGTCGACAGCAGCTAAGGCAAGGTTCTGCTGTTCAACCATCGATCGATGCATAAGCGCGGCAGCTGCATTCAGTTGCGACAATCCCGATTGGATGGCTGCATAGTTTTGCTGCGTCAATAAGAACCAATCCAATGCCTGGGAATACGATGCTATGGCTAGCAGGATCAAGAAAATGGAATTGTTCATGATGACTTTATAACTAAAACTGGGACGCGGTTGTATTTCGAACTTCATTTATCCTCACTAGAGTCAAATAATTGAGTTTACACAGTTGCAAGAAGACAGTATACAGCAATGATAATCGAATGTCAATAATTAGGTACTTCTAAGAtggcattttattattattgaggACAGAGAAGGCATACCATAGTTATCACGAAACTACATTTGGCACTAGTTTTGTATATACTAAGTTGCTTATGGTAGGTGGATAAAAGCTATTTGCTCGAAAGAGTCATTCAGCAAAATGCTTTTCGTGTGACTGATTGCCGTTTAGCCGAAAGAATCGATTGCTAAAAGTTCTCAAGAGGTTTGTCTTTAAAGCCATCTAATTATAAAGGCGTATGCACTGTACCAGCAGGTTATAAAATATGGGAAAGTCAAATTTAAAACAGACACACCAAAGGTTAACAAATTCTCGGAACTCCTCCATTTCATTTGGTAAGTAATTGATTGCGTTGCAAGTCTTATTAGAATCGGGCACTGACATATAACAACAGATGCTTGAAACTGAGAAATTGCAGATTGaagttatactacgttcacactacgagttgaaatgtgttttaacgctatcttgatgacgttttgcttgttgctaattattataacatgttttaactctgtagtgtaaacgtaGTATTATATTAAGACTAGTTCGAGTTTTTGAATACAAAGCGGAATAATTT encodes:
- the LOC131681438 gene encoding uncharacterized protein LOC131681438 — its product is MNNSIFLILLAIASYSQALDWFLLTQQNYAAIQSGLSQLNAAAALMHRSMVEQQNLALAAVDGLTVHMNRSLADLKHRYPATNVTTDRLDGTEFYAGFVRSTTDQFRQSVTNNVMVPAQVIVRDILDAMNDLFSERNRNCAERYASNLVQPSISVGRLKDCLITNIPFFRGLTSATQLLLNYAKAAVDSTMAQVQLCSPDSSNCLAKFCHDLPDQLNNIINSVGNLYGTPSMFSQSAVARNQECVALITTDIQETIQEIRTNVTNCAASFKPCGIFGIFQCSVTDT